From Pseudomonas arsenicoxydans:
GTGATGCCATGACCCTGTTTGACAAGGTCTACGCCAGCCATCCGCAAATCGCCGTGGTGGGTCGCAGCCTCGGTTCAGGCGTCGCCGTGCGCCTCGCCAGTCAACGCCCGGCTTCAAGCCTGATTCTGATTACGCCCTACAACAGCCTGGAAGACCTCGCCGTGCGCCAGTTCCCGTGGGTTCCGGTGAGGTGGCTGCTACAGGAACGGTTTGAATCATGGAAGTATGCGGCGCACATCACGATACCAACGCTGTTGATCGTGGCCGAACACGACGAAGTCATACCGCGCGCCAGTACCGAGCAGCTCTACGCCCACTTCGCCAAAGGCGTGGCCACGCTGCAGGTCATCGATGGCGTAGGCCACAACTCAATCTCCGAGAGTCCCCAATACCTGCCGTTGCTGGGCACAGGGCTGTGATGGCAATCGACGCGGTGATAGAGCCCATCGATCATTCGGTCATAAACAGTGATTGGACGGCCGGTCCCCTTGCTCTTAGCCTGCGCGCGACCGGCTATCAACTATCTGGATCACACGTATTTCCCGTAGGCAGGACACCATGATCGTCAGACCCAAACCGAACTTCCTCAACATCATGAGTGCGATCAAGGGCTCGATCGCCAAACGGATTGCCCTGCGTTGCCTGATGGTGACGCTGCTCGCGTCAGTGATCGTGCTGGTCGAGACCTTGCACCCCAGCTACTTCTCCAAGGTCAGCGCGACACCGTTCACGTTGCTGGGTCTGTCGCTCTCGATCTTCATGAGTTTTCGCAACAACGCCTGTTATGACCGCTGGTACGAAGGCCGAAAAGCCTGGGGCGACGTGATGGTCGCCATCCGCTCGATGATCCGCGAAACCCGGATCATCCAGGACGCAAACGAACGTCGCACACTCCTTCGTCACCTGTGCGGGTTCGCCCACGCGCTCAACGCGAAACTGCGTCTGGAAAATGAACTCGCGGCCAGTGGCCGCTGGCTCGACGTCGTGCCGGAAGACAACACCCCAGACTTCAGCGGACACCTATTGCAGCAGGTCGGGCAGCAATGTTCGACACTCAGCGAGTCAGGGGTGATCAACGAATGGCGCTACACGATCATGAGCAATCATCTGACTCGCCTGACCCAGGCGCAGGCGACCTGCGAACGCATCAAACACACGCCGTTGCCGTTCGCCTATACCTTGTTACTGCATCGAACCAGCTACCTGTTCTGCTTCTTGCTGCCCTTCGCGATGGCCGAGCCCCTGGGCTGGTTGACGCCGATTTTCACGGCGATTGTCAGCTACACCTTTTTCGGCCTGGATGCGATTGGCGATGAGCTGGAGGACCCGTTCGGGCGCGACGAAAACGACCTGCCAATCGATGCCATTGTGCGCACTATCGAGCGGGAGGTTCTTGCGGCACTGGGAGAAACCCCACTGCCTCCCGTGCTCAAGCCGGTGGATTTTGTGTTGGGGTGATAACACCTGATGCCAGTACAGACACCACGCCACACAGTGTACTTCGGTAAGTGTGATTCTCAATTACAGTAACGTTCATAGAGCTATTGCTTATTAAATGTCTCTCATTGGTTATAGCGTGCACTAGCAGCTTGAACTTTATTCCAAGCCCCCACTGTTGGGGAATTACACCACTCCCTTCACTCGCACCCGACTATTAATAGCTTCAAAAGTTTAAAACGTCCGACGAAATAAAAATTCTTCCAAAAAACAATAAGTTAAATGCTGTCGAATTCACTATTGGATAAAAGGTATGTTTTTTGGCGAGGAACGTTTGACAGGGCGACAAGACTGGTCGATAACTACAACGGTCTATTAGAACAGGGCGCGAGCGCTTATTACTCGCCTCTCGCTGTTCACCGGACAACTTAAAAACCTCTTGTCTTCAGGCCCTTGTATGGACCGTGCGGTAGCTTTGCCTACGGCAAAACGCCACCTTCATATAGCCGATACGCCATCTCAGATACACCCAATTATTGAACTCGTTGTTGCATGGACGCAACAGCGATTGATTCACTATTGATACACGCTCAAGTAATCCACATAAAAACAATAATACTGTCCGACTTAACACTTTCCGGGACGCCAATAGAGCCACTGCCTGCCTAAACTTTCGATTAGTACGGAGTTTACCAGCATGTCTGCAATCAGTTGCGAACGTTCCACCTGGTACCTGTTGCAATGCAAACCTCACCAGGATGAACGTGCCCACATCAATCTGATTCAACAGAACTATGTCGTGTTCCACCCTCAGCTGATAAGTGATC
This genomic window contains:
- a CDS encoding bestrophin family protein; translated protein: MIVRPKPNFLNIMSAIKGSIAKRIALRCLMVTLLASVIVLVETLHPSYFSKVSATPFTLLGLSLSIFMSFRNNACYDRWYEGRKAWGDVMVAIRSMIRETRIIQDANERRTLLRHLCGFAHALNAKLRLENELAASGRWLDVVPEDNTPDFSGHLLQQVGQQCSTLSESGVINEWRYTIMSNHLTRLTQAQATCERIKHTPLPFAYTLLLHRTSYLFCFLLPFAMAEPLGWLTPIFTAIVSYTFFGLDAIGDELEDPFGRDENDLPIDAIVRTIEREVLAALGETPLPPVLKPVDFVLG
- a CDS encoding alpha/beta hydrolase, whose amino-acid sequence is MSPTKVSRMPRILMLIVVILAALYLTLCAALFLFQRALIYYPRPSAIQTPESVLMLTVDDAQVQVSVRPHNGPKALIYFGGNAEDVSRNLSEFAQAFPDHAIYLLHYRGFGASSGSPSEEAIQRDAMTLFDKVYASHPQIAVVGRSLGSGVAVRLASQRPASSLILITPYNSLEDLAVRQFPWVPVRWLLQERFESWKYAAHITIPTLLIVAEHDEVIPRASTEQLYAHFAKGVATLQVIDGVGHNSISESPQYLPLLGTGL